One Mercurialis annua linkage group LG3, ddMerAnnu1.2, whole genome shotgun sequence DNA window includes the following coding sequences:
- the LOC126673100 gene encoding malate dehydrogenase, chloroplastic, producing MAATSAATFSIGSAVSFTPKASQISQTKPYAVRFNSQNSIASYSGLKASTSVFYESESSFFGKESALALGQSFATKAHKSRDASRNHLNVQASYKVAILGAAGGIGQPLALLVKMSPLVSTLHLYDIANVKGVAADLSHCNTPSQVRDFTGASELADCLKGVDVVVIPAGVPRKPGMTRDDLFNINANIVKNLVEAVADNCPNAFIHVISNPVNSTVPIAAEVLKQKGVYDPKKLFGVSTLDVVRANTFVAQKKNLKLIDVDVPVVGGHAGITILPLLSKTKPSVSFTDEEVKELTVRIQNAGTEVVEAKAGAGSATLSMAYAAARFVESSLRALDGDADVYECTFVQSDSTELPFFASRVKLGKKGVEAVISSDLQGLTEYEQKALEDLKPELKASIEKGIAFVQKQPVAA from the coding sequence ATGGCAGCAACATCAGCAGCAACCTTTTCGATCGGATCAGCTGTTTCCTTTACTCCTAAAGCAAGCCAAATTTCACAGACAAAGCCTTATGCTGTGAGGTTCAACTCACAGAACTCAATTGCCAGTTATAGTGGTCTGAAGGCATCAACCTCTGTCTTCTATGAATCAGAGTCATCTTTCTTCGGGAAAGAAAGTGCTTTGGCGCTTGGACAATCTTTTGCCACAAAAGCCCATAAATCAAGAGATGCGTCACGGAATCATCTAAATGTCCAGGCATCTTACAAAGTGGCAATCCTTGGAGCTGCCGGAGGAATAGGCCAGCCCCTTGCACTTTTAGTCAAGATGTCACCGTTGGTTTCAACACTTCACCTGTATGATATAGCAAATGTCAAGGGAGTCGCAGCTGACCTTAGCCATTGCAATACACCCTCGCAAGTTCGGGATTTTACGGGGGCTTCTGAGTTGGCCGATTGTTTGAAAGGTGTGGACGTTGTAGTGATACCAGCAGGAGTTCCAAGAAAGCCTGGAATGACTCGTGATGACCTCTTCAACATCAATGCCAACATTGTGAAAAACTTGGTCGAGGCTGTTGCTGATAACTGCCCTAATGCTTTTATCCACGTCATAAGCAATCCCGTCAATTCTACAGTGCCAATAGCTGCTGAAGTTTTGAAGCAGAAAGGTGTCTACGATCCAAAGAAGCTCTTTGGTGTTTCCACACTTGATGTTGTTAGGGCAAACACATTTGTTGCGCAGAAGAAGAATCTCAAGCTCATTGATGTTGATGTTCCAGTTGTGGGAGGGCACGCAGGGATTACCATACTTCCCCTTCTGTCTAAGACGAAACCTTCTGTCTCTTTCACTGATGAGGAAGTGAAGGAGCTAACCGTAAGGATCCAGAATGCTGGTACAGAAGTCGTGGAAGCAAAAGCAGGTGCTGGGTCTGCTACACTGTCGATGGCATATGCAGCAGCCAGATTTGTGGAGTCTTCTCTTCGTGCACTTGATGGGGATGCGGATGTGTATGAGTGCACATTCGTGCAGTCAGATTCCACCGAGCTTCCTTTCTTTGCATCGAGGGTAAAACTCGGAAAGAAGGGAGTTGAAGCTGTCATTTCATCTGATCTCCAAGGGTTGACTGAGTATGAGCAGAAAGCACTAGAAGATCTGAAGCCAGAACTGAAGGCCAGCATCGAAAAGGGTATTGCTTTTGTTCAAAAGCAACCAGTGGCTGCATAG
- the LOC126673099 gene encoding pentatricopeptide repeat-containing protein At3g47530 gives MNQTSQPISSLISLIKSCTQKSQLHQIHAQLIRTSLIQEPAISFPFLSRAALSPVQDITYSSQIFSQTQNPSVYQYNTMIRAYSMSNSPVEGFKLYQEMRQKGLRVDPVSLSFVIKCFVSMASLMGGIQVHARILRDGFQSDSLLLTNLMELYSISEKRNEACKVFDEMLQRDIVAWNVLISCFIRNHRTKDVLGMFDGMVSGEFGCKPDDVTCLLLLQACANLGALEFGEKVHVHIEECRYGDRMNLCNSLIAMYSRCGCLDKAYGVFKSMPNKNVVTWSAVISGFAMNGYGREAVEAFKEMQRLGVSPDDQTFTGVLSACSHCGMVDEGMLFFDRMTREFGIAPNIHHCGCMVDLLGRAGKLDQAYEFIMSMKVKPDSAVWRTLLGACRIHRHVTLGERVVEHLIELKAQEAGDYVLLLNIYSSVGNWEKVTELRKFMQEKGIQTTPGCSSVELKGEVHEFVADDVSHPRKDEIYEMLDEINKQLKIAGYVVEITSELHNLDAEEKRYVLSYHSEKLALAFAVLSTPPGTKIRIAKNIRTCVDCHNFAKFFSGVYNRDVIIRDRTRFHHFREGRCSCNDYW, from the coding sequence ATGAATCAAACATCACAGCCAATCTCAAGTTTAATTTCACTGATAAAATCATGCACCCAAAAGTCCCAATTACATCAAATTCACGCTCAGCTAATCCGCACCTCTCTTATTCAAGAACCCGCAATTTCTTTCCCTTTCTTGTCTCGTGCGGCACTCTCTCCCGTCCAGGATATCACCTATTCCAGCCAAATCTTCTCTCAAACACAAAACCCATCCGTTTACCAATATAACACCATGATAAGAGCTTACTCTATGAGCAATTCACCAGTTGAAGGGTTTAAATTATACCAAGAAATGAGGCAAAAAGGCCTACGTGTAGACCCAGTATCTTTATCCTTCGTTATTAAGTGTTTTGTTAGCATGGCCTCTTTAATGGGCGGTATACAAGTTCATGCTAGGATTTTAAGAGATGGGTTTCAATCAGATAGTTTGTTACTTACTAACTTGATGGAGCTGTACTCAATTTCGGAGAAGCGTAATGAAGCGTGTAAAGTGTTTGATGAAATGCTTCAAAGAGATATTGTTGCTTGGAATGTTTTGATTTCGTGTTTTATAAGAAATCATAGGACTAAGGATGTTTTGGGTATGTTTGATGGTATGGTAAGTGGTGAGTTTGGGTGTAAACCGGATGATGTTACTTGCTTGCTTCTGCTTCAGGCTTGCGCGAACCTGGGCGCGCTTGAATTTGGCGAAAAGGTTCATGTTCATATTGAAGAGTGTAGATATGGTGATAGAATGAATCTGTGTAATTCTCTTATTGCAATGTACTCGCGGTGTGGATGTTTGGACAAGGCTTATGGCGTGTTTAAGAGTATGCCTAATAAAAATGTGGTTACATGGAGTGCTGTGATTTCGGGGTTTGCAATGAATGGGTACGGGAGGGAAGCTGTCGAAGCGTTTAAAGAGATGCAAAGATTAGGTGTTTCTCCTGACGATCAAACCTTTACTGGAGTTTTATCTGCTTGTAGTCATTGCGGAATGGTTGATGAGGGAATGTTGTTTTTTGATAGAATGACCCGGGAGTTTGGTATAGCTCCGAATATTCATCATTGTGGGTGTATGGTTGATCTTTTAGGTCGTGCTGGGAAGCTTGATCAGGCATATGAGTTTATAATGTCGATGAAAGTCAAGCCAGATTCAGCAGTATGGAGGACCTTGTTAGGGGCTTGTAGAATCCATCGCCATGTTACACTTGGGGAACGTGTGGTTGAACATTTGATTGAACTTAAGGCTCAAGAGGCTGGGGATTATGTTTTGCTGTTGAACATATATTCGTCGGTTGGGAATTGGGAGAAAGTTACAGAACTGAGGAAATTTATGCAGGAGAAAGGAATACAAACTACACCTGGCTGTAGTTCAGTTGAATTGAAAGGCGAGGTTCATGAGTTTGTTGCGGATGATGTCTCACATCCTCGAAAAGATGAAATCTACGAAATGTTGGATGAGATTAATAAGCAGCTCAAAATTGCTGGTTATGTCGTTGAAATAACATCTGAACTGCATAATTTGGATGCGGAAGAAAAACGATATGTACTTTCTTATCACAGTGAGAAATTAGCTCTTGCATTTGCAGTTCTTTCTACACCACCTGGAACCAAGATCAGAATAGCCAAGAATATACGCACCTGTGTGGATTGCCACAACTTTGCCAAGTTTTTTTCAGGGGTTTATAATAGAGACGTAATTATCAGAGATCGAACTCGCTTTCATCATTTCCGCGAAGGACGCTGTTCATGCAATGACTATTGGTAA
- the LOC126675362 gene encoding protein RKD1 yields the protein MAAASLLQSCSGYEIVPIDDPFEFEFSNQFHYSDFCGSFYMNWQTDLSIQESYLDVCPLMESYNIIPGFPDDPLYASLDIEVFNSLLWLISDDTSEVCGWNELGSLFQPQNRQMLLLCDSTTTDSARELKNRKCKEKENKSITKDLTRQVISKYFYTPITQAAKELNVGLTLLKKRCRELGIRRWPHRKLMSVQTLIKNVQEMKKVQGDDNEERVREAIEILEREKKLLEEMPDMELEHTTKRLRQACFKANYKKRKLMSVMDSASSSSSSSGSNGCFDEDDEEIKFLLNEPFSHANKLMF from the exons ATGGCCGCTGCTTCACTTCTTCAGAGCTGTTCCGGATATGAAATAGTGCCCATAGACGACCCGTTTGAGTTTGAGTTTTCAAATCAATTCCATTATTCTGATTTTTG TGGgagtttttatatgaattggcAAACGGATTTGTCTATTCAAGAAAGTTATCTCGACGTATGTCCATTAATGGAGAGCTACAATATTATCCCTGGATTCCCTGATGATCCTTTGTATGCATCATTGGATATTGAAG TATTTAATTCATTACTGTGGTTAATTTCAGATGATACGAGTGAAGTTTGTGGTTGGAACGAGTTAGGATCTTTATTTCAGCCGCAGAATCGTCAAATGCTTCTTTTATGCGACAGTACTACAACCGATAGTGCTCGAGAGTTGAAGAACAGAAAAtgtaaagaaaaggaaaataaaagtattaCCAAAGATTTAACGCGACAAGTaatctcaaaatatttttacacGCCGATTACTCAAGCCGCCAAAGAACTCAACGTCGGGTTAACCCTTTTGAAGAAACGATGCAGAGAATTAGGTATCAGACGATGGCCTCATCGGAAGCTGATGAGCGTCCAAACGCTCATAAAAAACGTTCAG GAAATGAAGAAGGTGCAAGGGGACGATAATGAGGAGAGAGTGAGAGAAGCAATTGAAATATTGGAGAGGGAGAAGAAATTATTGGAGGAAATGCCAGACATGGAACTGGAACATACGACGAAGAGGTTACGACAGGCTTGTTTTAAGGCAAATTATAAGAAGAGGAAGCTTATGAGTGTAATGGATagtgcttcttcttcttcttcttctagtGGCAGCAATGGATGTTTTGATGAGGATGATGAAGAGATTAAATTCCTTTTGAATGAGCCTTTTTCTCATGCTAATAAGTTGAtgttttga
- the LOC126675363 gene encoding protein EMBRYO DEFECTIVE 514, whose protein sequence is MAEEKATEPTQPTEERVGTATAADMDVAAEESAADMDVSVEDSAVNGSKREREENKEENEDLSKKQKVDKSVEEERLETLEGEENEQEKESGPVSLGPKTFGSAVEMFDYFFSLIHTWPANLNLNKYEHLVLLDLLKKGHSDPEKKIGLGIQAFQVRFHPTWKSRCFFLVRNDDTTDDFSFRKCVDQILPLPEDMKIKYDGNGKGHHGGQGGGGGGRGGRGGRGRGRGRGYGRGGKPRN, encoded by the exons ATGGCAGAAGAGAAAGCAACAGAACCCACTCAGCCCACCGAGGAGCGAGTCGGCACTGCAACAGCCGCCGACATGGATGTCGCTGCTGAAGAATCCGCCGCCGACATGGATGTCTCTGTCGAAGATTCAGCCGTTAACGGCTCCAAACGAGAGAGGGAAGAAAATAAGGAAGAAAACGAAGACTTATCAAAGAAGCAGAAGGTTGATAAGTCTGTAGAAGAAGAAAGATTGGAGACGCTTGAAGGAGAAGAAAATGAACAAGAGAAGGAATCGGGTCCGGTTAGTTTGGGTCCGAAGACATTCGGGTCTGCAGTGGAAATGTTTGATTATTTCTTTAGTTTAATTCACACTTGGCCTGCCAATCTCAATCTCAACAAG TATGAGCACTTGGTGCTGCTGGACTTGCTAAAGAAGGGCCATTCTGATCCTGAGAAAAAGATTGGCCTTGGAATCCAAGCTTTCCAAGTCCGTTTCCATCCAACGTGGAAGAGTCGATGCTTCTTCCTTGTCAGGAATGACGACACTACAGATGATTTTAGCTTTAGGAAGTGTGTGGATCAAATACTTCCCCTGCCTGAAGATATGAAAATAAAGTATGATGGAAATGGCAAGGGTCATCATGGAGGACAAGGCGGTGGTGGTGGCGGTAGAGGTGGCAGGGGTGGTAGGGGCCGAGGGCGAGGGCGTGGCTATGGAAGAGGCGGTAAACCAAGGAACTGA